The Drechmeria coniospora strain ARSEF 6962 chromosome 02, whole genome shotgun sequence genome has a segment encoding these proteins:
- a CDS encoding Endo-beta-1,6-galactanase (RecName: Full=Endo-beta-1,6-galactanase) — MRRDVVLASLLGLLAHCLPSTGQEESVSCSASTATYETQFRDDLQQFGVQATIGPPDHPIETPGGALDDNDDDDGYDRKLYDSQAEKVEAVKLAAVPKTKPKPAAAEVKKSLVLDPSSNFGKWEGWGTSLSWWAKAFGDRDDLANLFFSKNTQKINGKSLPGLGLNIARYNAGASSDKGYHGYTMQRSPNARQSRLIDGYWLNWQSRNPASSSWDWTVDANQRSMLKKAKAAGANTFELFSVSPMWWMTYSHNPSGSVPAGLTDNLQSWNYDAHAIYLSSIAQHARDNWGIDFHSIEPFNEPSTHWQGDKGKQEGCYFEYGTMGKVLAELKEKMKNRGLTSLITGVDANKYDVAIATWQNLDGSSRQTIEKINVHGYQYTAGDRNALYSIAKKNGKVLWQSEYGDNDATGKQMCTCILLDFAKLHPTAWVQWQAVDGKSWGLLFGDHEKKKLGDANMKYFVLAQFSRHVRQGMRILAAPDDNTMAAYDASAKKLVIVAANWDVARTLVFDLSKFSAAGTDGSVVPRWSTQPEGGDQYVAYKDLKLTKDKLVAKFSADQIQTFEIEGVKL; from the coding sequence ATGAGGCGAGACGTCGTCTTGGCcagcctccttggcctcctcgcccaCTGTCTGCCAAGCACCGGGCAGGAGGAAAGCGTGTCTTGCTCGGCGAGCACGGCAACGTACGAGACCCAGTTCCGAGATGATTTGCAACAGTTCGGCGTGCAGGCAACGATCGGCCCGCCCGATCACCCCATAGAAACGCCGGGAGGCGCGCTCGACGacaatgacgacgacgacggctatGATCGGAAGCTCTACGACAGCCAAGCGGAgaaggtcgaggccgtcaagcTCGCAGCCGTGCCCaagacgaagccgaagccggcggcggccgaggtgaaaaagtcgctcgtcctcgatccGAGCTCCAACTTTGGCAAATGGGAGGGTTGGGGAACGTCCTTGTCGTGGTGGGCCAAGGCGTTCGGCGACCgcgacgacctcgccaaCCTCTTCTTCTCCAAGAACACGCAGAAGATCAACGGCAAGAGCCTTCCCGGCCTTGGCCTCAACATTGCCCGCTACAACGCCGGCGCCAGCAGCGACAAGGGCTACCACGGGTACACGATGCAAAGGTCGCCCAACGCCAGGCAGTCTCGCCTCATCGACGGCTACTGGCTCAACTGGCAGAGCAGAAACCCGGCGAGCTCCTCCTGGGACTGGACCGTCGACGCGAACCAGCGGTCCATGCTgaaaaaggccaaggcggccggcgcgaACACGTTCGAGCTCTTTTCCGTCTCTCCCATGTGGTGGATGACGTACAGCCACAACCCTTCGGGCTCGGTCCCTGCCGGGTTGACGGACAACCTGCAGTCGTGGAACTACGACGCGCACGCCATTTACCTGTCGTCGATCGCCCAGCACGCGAGGGACAACTGGGGAATTGATTTCCACTCCATCGAGCCCTTCAacgagccgtcgacgcacTGGCAGGGCGACAAGGGTAAGCAGGAAGGGTGCTATTTCGAGTACGGCACCATGGGCAAGGTGCTCGCCGAGCTGAAGGAGAAGATGAAGAACCGCGGCCTGACGAGCCTGATCActggcgtcgacgccaacaAGTACGACGTCGCCATCGCGACCTGGCAGAATCTGGACGGCAGCTCGCGGCAGACCATCGAGAAGATCAACGTGCACGGCTACCAGTACACGGCCGGCGATCGCAACGCGCTGTACAGCATTGCCAAGAAGAATGGAAAGGTGCTCTGGCAGAGCGAGTACGGCGACAACGACGCGACTGGCAAGCAGATGTGCACCTGCATCCTCCTCGACTTTGCCAAGCTGCACCCGACTGCTTGGGTCCAGTggcaagccgtcgacggcaagagCTGGGGTCTCCTCTTCGGCGACCacgagaagaagaagctcgGCGATGCCAACATGAAGTACTTTGTTCTCGCTCAATTCTCCCGACACGTCCGACAGGGGATGCGCATCCTGGCGGCGCCCGACGACAACACGATGGCTGCCTATGATGCGAGCGCGAAGAAGCTCGTTATTGTCGCTGCCAACTGGGACGTCGCGAGGACCTTGGTCTTCGATCTTAGCAAGTTCTCCgctgccggcaccgacgggtCCGTCGTGCCCCGGTGGAGCACGCAGCCGGAGGGTGGCGATCAGTACGTCGCCTACAAGGATCTGAAGCTGACCAAGGACAAGCTGGTCGCCAAGTTCTCCGCGGACCAAATCCAGACCTTTGAGATTGAGGGCGTCAAACTGTAG